A single genomic interval of Anopheles darlingi chromosome X, idAnoDarlMG_H_01, whole genome shotgun sequence harbors:
- the LOC125954056 gene encoding wiskott-Aldrich syndrome protein isoform X1, with product MLVWLSLGKGVNLPRERIKQGHHRPTYSIAIDIITGALDNITKQIAQQSTAMKQPTASGYAAERSNSTANKANRPSMFLTNDENDQLFRMLGRRCQTLSTAVAQLYTTQSPAHTAWVKRSTGALCFVKDNIRKSYFFRLYCFKSNQMAWEQELYEKIEVTQPKPYFITFEGQDGIVAFNFASDDEAAAFMNTTVTTLHNRNRRRDERNRRPSNRKEPPPARPPPLQGPANSGAYGSGGDQIEDATVTYRPKQPFTSHFTALTPAFQQQPQQQLPLVNQSHQKPRKVRGMGKLQKSDIGTPSNFKHVTHVGWDPQNGFDLIGEEESLKPFFKKAGVQDQHLKDRETCAFIYDFIQTNNVLDTVKTEQSSGRKKPPAPPPVPSAVAPTQAQQPNSGRNPPPPPPHRALPPLPPTTPPKVSGSGPPPSRPPPLQQQQQQPTAAAPSPPAAPAPPPPPPPPPLLPVVSGGPLPPPPPSSLKPVAPGMPSAGGAESRDPRADLMESIRNRPIGLRPVKDRELGDVIPNRNSGSGSGDVGTDALAEALRRALAERGRAIRSSDDDDSDSKSNNSDWDE from the exons ATGCTGGTTTGG CTATCGTTAGGTAAGGGCGTCAACTTGCCACGGGAGCGAATAAAGCAAGGCCACCATCGACCGACCTACTCGATCGCCATCGACATAATAACGGGAGCTTTAGACAACATAACGAAGCAGATAGCCCAGCAATCAACAGCAATGAAGCAACCGACTGCCAGCGGATACGCAGCGGAGCGTTCCAATTCAACAGCCAACAAAGCGAACCGGCCGAGCATGTTCCTAACGAACGACGAGAACGATCAGCTGTTCCGGATGCTCGGGCGACGCTGTCAG ACACTGAGCACAGCGGTAGCGCAATTATACACTACGCAATCTCCTGCCCATACGGCCTGGGTAAAGCGGTCTACCGGTGCGCTCTGTTTCGTCAAGGATAACATTCGCAAATCTTACTTCTTCCGGCTGTACTGCTTTAAAAGCAACCAGATGGCCTGGGAGCAGGAGCTCTATGAGAAAATTGAGGTGACGCAACCAAAACCGTATTTCATCACGTTCGAGGGCCAG GATGGTATCGTGGCCTTTAATTTTGCAAGCGATGATGAGGCTGCTGCTTTTATGAACACGACCGTAACTACGCTGCACAACCGCAACCGTCGGCGCGATG AGCGCAATAGACGGCCTAGCAATCGTAAGGAACCGCCGCCTGCGAGGCCGCCCCCATTGCAGGGACCGGCGAACTCAGGAGCATATGGAAGTGGTGGTGATCAAATCGAAGATGCCACAGTTACATATCGGCCGAAGCAACCAT TTACAAGTCATTTCACCGCACTAACaccagcattccagcagcaaccgcaacagcaactgccGCTGGTTAATCAATCGCATCAGAAACCACGCAAGGTCAGAGGAATGGGCAAGCTACAGAAATCCGACATCGGAACTCCTTCGAACTTTAAGCACGTGACGCACGTGGGATGGGATCCGCAGAATGGGTTTGATCTTATAGGCGAGGAGGAATCGCTAAAACCATTCTTCAAGAAAGCCGGCGTACAGGACCAACAC CTTAAGGATCGCGAAACGTGCGCATTTATCTACGACTTTATCCAGACAAACAACGTCCTCGACACGGTAAAGACGGAGCAAAGCAGTGGCCGCAAAAAGCCGCctgcaccgccaccagtgCCG TCGGCAGTAGCACCGACGCAGGCGCAACAGCCAAATAGTGGAAGaaatccaccaccgccgccaccgcatcGAGCAttgccaccattgccaccaacGACGCCGCCGAAGGTAAGCGGCAGTGGACCGCCACCgtcgcggccaccaccattgcaacagcagcagcagcaacccacagcagcggcaccgtcaccaccggctgcaccagctccaccaccaccaccaccacccccaccattGTTACCAGTGGTTAGTGGGGGGcctctgccaccaccaccaccttcctcgcTGAAACCTGTCGCTCCGGGAATGCCGAGCGCCGGTGGGGCCGAGAGCAGAGACCCACGTGCCGACTTGATGGAGAGCATTCGTAATCGTCCGATCGGGCTTAGG CCGGTGAAGGATAGAGAACTGGGCGACGTTATTCCCAATCGTAACAGTGGCAGTGGGAGCGGGGACGTCGGTACCGATGCTCTGGCCGAAGCGTTGCGACGCGCTCTTGCCGAGCGTGGTCGAGCTATCCGCTCATCGGATGACGACGATAGTGATTCCAAGTCTAACAACAGCGACTGGGACGAGTAG
- the LOC125954056 gene encoding wiskott-Aldrich syndrome protein isoform X2, producing MKQPTASGYAAERSNSTANKANRPSMFLTNDENDQLFRMLGRRCQTLSTAVAQLYTTQSPAHTAWVKRSTGALCFVKDNIRKSYFFRLYCFKSNQMAWEQELYEKIEVTQPKPYFITFEGQDGIVAFNFASDDEAAAFMNTTVTTLHNRNRRRDERNRRPSNRKEPPPARPPPLQGPANSGAYGSGGDQIEDATVTYRPKQPFTSHFTALTPAFQQQPQQQLPLVNQSHQKPRKVRGMGKLQKSDIGTPSNFKHVTHVGWDPQNGFDLIGEEESLKPFFKKAGVQDQHLKDRETCAFIYDFIQTNNVLDTVKTEQSSGRKKPPAPPPVPSAVAPTQAQQPNSGRNPPPPPPHRALPPLPPTTPPKVSGSGPPPSRPPPLQQQQQQPTAAAPSPPAAPAPPPPPPPPPLLPVVSGGPLPPPPPSSLKPVAPGMPSAGGAESRDPRADLMESIRNRPIGLRPVKDRELGDVIPNRNSGSGSGDVGTDALAEALRRALAERGRAIRSSDDDDSDSKSNNSDWDE from the exons ATGAAGCAACCGACTGCCAGCGGATACGCAGCGGAGCGTTCCAATTCAACAGCCAACAAAGCGAACCGGCCGAGCATGTTCCTAACGAACGACGAGAACGATCAGCTGTTCCGGATGCTCGGGCGACGCTGTCAG ACACTGAGCACAGCGGTAGCGCAATTATACACTACGCAATCTCCTGCCCATACGGCCTGGGTAAAGCGGTCTACCGGTGCGCTCTGTTTCGTCAAGGATAACATTCGCAAATCTTACTTCTTCCGGCTGTACTGCTTTAAAAGCAACCAGATGGCCTGGGAGCAGGAGCTCTATGAGAAAATTGAGGTGACGCAACCAAAACCGTATTTCATCACGTTCGAGGGCCAG GATGGTATCGTGGCCTTTAATTTTGCAAGCGATGATGAGGCTGCTGCTTTTATGAACACGACCGTAACTACGCTGCACAACCGCAACCGTCGGCGCGATG AGCGCAATAGACGGCCTAGCAATCGTAAGGAACCGCCGCCTGCGAGGCCGCCCCCATTGCAGGGACCGGCGAACTCAGGAGCATATGGAAGTGGTGGTGATCAAATCGAAGATGCCACAGTTACATATCGGCCGAAGCAACCAT TTACAAGTCATTTCACCGCACTAACaccagcattccagcagcaaccgcaacagcaactgccGCTGGTTAATCAATCGCATCAGAAACCACGCAAGGTCAGAGGAATGGGCAAGCTACAGAAATCCGACATCGGAACTCCTTCGAACTTTAAGCACGTGACGCACGTGGGATGGGATCCGCAGAATGGGTTTGATCTTATAGGCGAGGAGGAATCGCTAAAACCATTCTTCAAGAAAGCCGGCGTACAGGACCAACAC CTTAAGGATCGCGAAACGTGCGCATTTATCTACGACTTTATCCAGACAAACAACGTCCTCGACACGGTAAAGACGGAGCAAAGCAGTGGCCGCAAAAAGCCGCctgcaccgccaccagtgCCG TCGGCAGTAGCACCGACGCAGGCGCAACAGCCAAATAGTGGAAGaaatccaccaccgccgccaccgcatcGAGCAttgccaccattgccaccaacGACGCCGCCGAAGGTAAGCGGCAGTGGACCGCCACCgtcgcggccaccaccattgcaacagcagcagcagcaacccacagcagcggcaccgtcaccaccggctgcaccagctccaccaccaccaccaccacccccaccattGTTACCAGTGGTTAGTGGGGGGcctctgccaccaccaccaccttcctcgcTGAAACCTGTCGCTCCGGGAATGCCGAGCGCCGGTGGGGCCGAGAGCAGAGACCCACGTGCCGACTTGATGGAGAGCATTCGTAATCGTCCGATCGGGCTTAGG CCGGTGAAGGATAGAGAACTGGGCGACGTTATTCCCAATCGTAACAGTGGCAGTGGGAGCGGGGACGTCGGTACCGATGCTCTGGCCGAAGCGTTGCGACGCGCTCTTGCCGAGCGTGGTCGAGCTATCCGCTCATCGGATGACGACGATAGTGATTCCAAGTCTAACAACAGCGACTGGGACGAGTAG